A region from the Drosophila takahashii strain IR98-3 E-12201 chromosome 2L, DtakHiC1v2, whole genome shotgun sequence genome encodes:
- the EMC5 gene encoding ER membrane protein complex subunit 5 produces MGSKLFNKLLLIAGFASLAHAAFSAAHHRTYLRLTEQEWTSLPLDIILQTVISLVIVIYNIIEVVGNFKEIRATVDMQQKTWDTLGNFPSFYSFNHRGRALNPGYTPPE; encoded by the exons ATGGGCAGTAAATTGTTCAATAAGCTTCTGCTGATTGCCGGGTTCGCCAGCCTGGCTCATGCTGCTTTTTCGGCTGCCCACC ATCGCACTTATTTGAGGCTGACGGAGCAGGAATGGACAAGTCTTCCATTGGAT ATTATCCTGCAAACCGTCATCAGTTTGGTGATTGTGATATACAACATCATCGAAGTGGTGGGCAACTTCAAGGAAATCCGAGCAACCGTGGACATGCAGCAGAAAACGTGGGACACCTTGGGCAACTTTCCTTCGTTCTACTCCTTTAATCACCGCGGTCGTGCCTTGAATCCTGGCTATACGCCCCCGGAATAG
- the LOC108059361 gene encoding uncharacterized protein, with amino-acid sequence MLGLKARRHWFLHHLLLVLLILLLAGRSFAIVCYHCDSIALPECSQTLGEVGVLPYKECPTELTCAMSIVDSITYRGCGAETPTTGATYSKSCSSNLCNAGVYPPGRLKCHHCAGQDCVAAPGAKPKPCRYHLEEDQCYTDVLSSTEAYRGCVSEQNHTLSSAAKLCEINGCNEDQGAWTQICATCDSANGRGCKMDLFQINTGKCNVSLYEECQQDVLLGEPEDKYCFSFRRLNRVVRGCSTKMPTDLEPYLEDLVKCRTSDNCNAGCITQQKCLTCNSLDQELCRTNVTAISNSTCGSAEASSCFTCEYSNWSIQRGCGAAPTNPEVTKCYECDEEGGCNRKDFTRCYRCSTDQAGAGCANWERPGEIFIEECVEPATSCMVVSFRNGTTARGCQKSDLSCTSANVANCLPCEGSFCNKGAFPEKRLWCHQCQGVQDCEEISRGQTALPCPVQANEPEDQKLACLEYFDTHSKQIVRGCRSNPELYYECLLRSSHHDNCRICHSQACNDSPGKDLRAAYELETKAMALLQARSSSKSLKSTIVVYEIVLLLSAMMIL; translated from the exons ATGCTTGGACTAAAGGCACGTCGTCACTGGTTTCTGCACCACCTGCTCCTCGTTCTCCTGATCCTCCTTCTAGCAG GCCGTAGTTTTGCCATTGTTTGCTATCACTGCGATTCCATTGCACTGCCTGAATGTTCCCAGACCCTCGGAGAGGTTGGAGTTCTCCCCTACAAGGAATGCCCCACGGAACTGACGTGTGCCATGTCCATTG TGGACTCTATCACTTATCGCGGCTGCGGAGCTGAGACCCCCACTACTGGAGCGACTTACTCGAAGAGTTGCTCGTCAAACTTATGCAATGCTGGAGTTTATCCTCCGGGTCGACTCAAATGTCACCACTGCGCTGGACAAGATTGTGTTGCAGCTCCGGGGGCTAAACCAAAACCCTGTCGCTATCATTTGGAAGAGGATCAGTGCTACACGGATGTTCTAAGTTCAACTGAAGCTTACAGGGGCTGTGTCTCCGAGCAGAATCACACGCTGTCCAGTGCGGCCAAGTTGTGTGAGATCAATGGCTGCAATGAGGATCAGGGAGCTTGGACACAGATCTGCGCCACCTGCGATTCTGCAAATGGTAGGGGCTGCAAAATGGATCTCTTTCAGATCAACACCGGTAAATGCAATGTTTCACTGTACGAGGAATGCCAACAAGATGTGCTGTTGGGTGAGCCAGAGGACAAGTACTGCTTCAGTTTCCGGAGATTAAATAGGGTGGTCAGGGGCTGCTCTACAAAAATGCCAACAGATCTGGAACCGTACTTGGAGGATCTGGTAAAGTGTAGAACCAGTGACAACTGCAATGCAGGATGCATTACACAACAGAAGTGCTTAACCTGTAACTCCTTGGATCAGGAACTTTGCAGAACGAATGTAACCGCCATAAGTAACAGCACTTGTGGCTCCGCCGAGGCCTCTTCCTGCTTCACCTGTGAGTACTCCAACTGGAGCATCCAAAGGGGCTGTGGAGCAGCACCCACAAATCCCGAGGTCACCAAGTGCTACGAGTGCGATGAGGAAGGCGGTTGCAATAGGAAGGATTTCACTCGCTGCTACCGATGCAGCACCGATCAGGCGGGAGCAGGATGTGCGAATTGGGAGAGACCAGGCGAAATATTCATCGAGGAATGCGTTGAGCCAGCCACATCGTGTATGGTGGTTTCCTTTCGCAACGGCACCACAGCGAGAGGATGTCAGAAGTCGGATCTCAGCTGTACTTCCGCCAATGTGGCCAATTGCCTGCCTTGCGAGGGGAGCTTCTGCAACAAGGGAGCCTTTCCGGAGAAGCGCCTGTGGTGCCACCAGTGCCAAGGAGTACAGGATTGCGAGGAAATCTCCAGGGGACAAACGGCACTTCCCTGTCCTGTTCAAGCGAATGAACCTGAGGATCAAAAACTGGCTTGCTTGGAGTACTTCGATACCCACAGCAAGCAGATTGTGAGGGGATGTCGTTCCAATCCGGAGCTGTACTACGAATGCCTCTTGAGGAGTAGCCACCATGACAATTGTCGCATTTGCCACAGTCAGGCCTGCAATGATAGTCCCGGAAAGGATCTGAGAGCGGCCTATGAGCTGGAGACCAAGGCAATGGCATTACTGCAGGCCAGAAGTTCCTCAAAGTCCTTAAAGTCTACTATAGTGGTTTACGAAATTGTGTTGCTTCTTAGTGCTATGATGATCCTATAG